One region of Anaeromyxobacter paludicola genomic DNA includes:
- a CDS encoding mechanosensitive ion channel family protein, translating to MTPTVRPWFTPHFPEPLMREGPRGLPWWQWLAIPVVLVLAAAAGRLLGFALRKLLERLSRRTHTIWDDVLLERVAGPLSALCALVSAYVLTRGLGLDDEATGAIDRLLHAATFLVLFWGALRAVEVGFQFLGQTPWSRSRPVTSSLLPIGRKVAKIAVVSLAVISFLTELGYHVESLIAGLGIGGIALALAAQKTVENLFGSVAISLDQPFRVGDYVTFEGGTSGTVESVGLRSTRVRTLERTVVTVPNGKLADLRIESVAARDRVRFYVKVPLVLGTRAAQLREVLGGVEALLRREEKLWPEGVMVRLTGLSSSSLDVEVNAWLSLSWDEFLPVRERLLVGILEVVERAGTALAYPTQTIRLGGAAAGDGRTEEERSGEGRK from the coding sequence ATGACCCCCACCGTCCGACCCTGGTTCACCCCGCACTTCCCGGAGCCGTTGATGCGGGAAGGGCCCCGCGGGCTGCCCTGGTGGCAGTGGCTCGCCATCCCCGTGGTGCTCGTGCTCGCGGCCGCCGCCGGCCGCCTGCTCGGCTTCGCGCTGCGGAAGCTGCTCGAGCGGCTCTCCCGGCGCACCCACACGATCTGGGACGACGTCCTCCTCGAGCGGGTGGCGGGGCCGCTCTCGGCCCTCTGCGCCCTCGTCTCGGCCTACGTGCTCACGCGCGGCCTCGGCCTCGACGACGAGGCGACCGGCGCGATCGACCGGCTGCTCCACGCCGCCACCTTCCTCGTCCTCTTCTGGGGCGCGCTGCGCGCGGTCGAGGTGGGCTTCCAGTTCCTCGGCCAGACGCCCTGGAGCCGGAGCCGCCCGGTCACGAGCTCGCTCCTCCCCATCGGCCGGAAGGTGGCGAAGATCGCGGTGGTCTCGCTCGCGGTCATCAGCTTCCTCACCGAGCTCGGCTATCACGTGGAGAGCCTCATCGCCGGCCTCGGCATCGGCGGCATCGCGCTCGCCCTCGCCGCGCAGAAGACGGTCGAGAACCTCTTCGGCTCGGTCGCCATCAGCCTCGACCAGCCGTTCCGGGTCGGCGACTACGTGACCTTCGAGGGCGGGACGAGCGGGACCGTGGAGTCGGTGGGGCTCCGCTCCACCCGCGTCCGGACCCTCGAGCGCACGGTGGTCACGGTCCCGAACGGCAAGCTCGCCGACCTGCGGATCGAGAGCGTGGCGGCGCGCGACCGGGTGCGCTTCTACGTGAAGGTCCCGCTCGTGCTCGGCACGCGCGCGGCGCAGCTGCGCGAGGTGCTGGGCGGGGTGGAGGCCCTGCTCCGCCGCGAGGAGAAGCTCTGGCCGGAGGGGGTGATGGTCCGGCTCACCGGGCTCTCCTCGTCGTCGCTCGACGTCGAGGTGAACGCCTGGCTCTCGCTCTCCTGGGACGAGTTCCTCCCGGTCCGGGAGCGGCTCCTGGTGGGCATCCTCGAGGTGGTGGAGCGGGCGGGCACCGCGCTCGCCTACCCGACGCAGACCATCCGGCTCGGCGGCGCGGCCGCCGGGGACGGGCGAACCGAAGAGGAGCGGAGCGGCGAGGGCCGGAAATGA
- a CDS encoding methyl-accepting chemotaxis protein, protein MAKKQTRISRKIVLSYGVTLALTIVMGVLASVGLRRMSGQIQQLAENVLPSSLAAGEMIDGIDLAQRSANALMIFSADPSRRGKIYERFDKALKQVEDARAAFQKLPHDPDSTKAFQAMDAPWEDFKRVFQELASSLRERDRIAAGKPADAPEVRAAEARALAAWEVARRGADPVQKAIAGLKEEMSGDATAARKAGEEIAGFAIAVQLAAVLASIGLVIALAWQLVRSIGRDVRAVDEEARKLEQAVADGTLQVRADAARVSPDFEPAVHGMNATMEAFASRFRVVAERMERISRGDLPPHIEEEARGEFAVAKDAVNRSIDAVGALVHEVEQLAQAGVQGRLEARADASRLQGEFRAAVEQVNALLDGVERPLAVTSRALHDMAEGRIPERIGGGFQGRYGEMARALDACAGAFQEMVSAMGEMSREQLSGNIEAYVAAERFHGVYGEMMKGVNAGVRMHVDAVLEILGVLASYAEGDFAPVLRRMPGKQAVANERLDLLRDNLTRFSAEVRALSAAAVAGKLSVRADAAAYRGDWRALVEGVNATLDAVVGPLHAAAGLVERISRGDVPAPVAEPWPGELEALKQNLNRCIAAVNALVADARLLADDAVAGKLSDRADASRHQGDFRKVMEGVNATLDALGAPVAEATQVLERLARRDLTARVEGSYLGDHGRLRDALNQTASALDAALSQVSKAVAQVSSASTQIASSSQAVASGASEQAAALEETSASLEAVAGMAKQSAESAHQANLLAEGASAAAGQGAAAVEQMTGAMRKIRSAAEGTSEIIRDINEIAFQTNLLALNAAVEAARAGEAGRGFAVVAEEVRSLALRSKEAAQKTEVLIRDSVKQAGEGEATAAQMTATLSEIVGAVGKVSGIVGEITAAAREQAAGLQQVNRAIGEMDKVTQQNAASSEESSSAASELSGQSEELAAMVGEFRLSGTGPAAARAPAPRAAPPRAVAPPASRPALPAPARPPRGGPANGKTNGHGGIALRPEDLIPLEGDDLSDF, encoded by the coding sequence ATGGCGAAGAAGCAGACCCGGATCAGCAGGAAGATAGTCCTCTCTTACGGGGTGACGCTGGCGCTCACCATCGTCATGGGCGTGCTCGCGTCGGTGGGGCTGCGGCGCATGAGCGGCCAGATCCAGCAGCTCGCCGAGAACGTCCTCCCGTCTTCCCTGGCGGCCGGCGAGATGATCGACGGCATCGACCTCGCCCAGCGCTCGGCCAACGCGCTCATGATCTTCTCGGCCGATCCGAGCCGGCGCGGCAAGATCTACGAGCGGTTCGACAAGGCGCTGAAGCAGGTGGAGGACGCGCGGGCGGCCTTCCAGAAGCTGCCGCACGACCCCGACTCCACGAAGGCCTTCCAGGCCATGGACGCGCCCTGGGAGGACTTCAAGCGCGTCTTCCAGGAGCTCGCCAGCAGCCTGCGCGAGCGGGACCGCATCGCCGCCGGCAAGCCGGCCGACGCCCCCGAGGTGCGCGCCGCCGAGGCCCGGGCCCTCGCCGCCTGGGAGGTGGCGCGGCGCGGCGCCGACCCGGTGCAGAAGGCGATCGCGGGGCTCAAGGAGGAGATGTCCGGCGACGCGACGGCCGCCCGGAAGGCGGGCGAGGAGATCGCCGGCTTCGCCATCGCCGTGCAGCTCGCGGCGGTGCTCGCCAGCATCGGCCTCGTCATCGCCCTCGCCTGGCAGCTCGTCCGCAGCATCGGCAGGGACGTGCGCGCCGTGGACGAGGAGGCCCGCAAGCTCGAGCAGGCGGTGGCCGACGGGACGCTCCAGGTTCGCGCCGACGCCGCCCGGGTGAGCCCCGACTTCGAGCCGGCCGTCCACGGCATGAACGCCACCATGGAGGCCTTCGCGAGCCGGTTCCGGGTGGTCGCCGAGCGGATGGAGCGCATCTCGCGCGGCGACCTCCCGCCCCACATCGAGGAGGAGGCCCGCGGCGAGTTCGCCGTGGCGAAGGACGCGGTGAACCGCTCCATCGACGCGGTCGGCGCCCTGGTGCACGAGGTGGAGCAGCTCGCGCAGGCCGGCGTCCAGGGCCGGCTGGAGGCGCGGGCCGACGCCTCGCGCCTGCAGGGCGAGTTCCGCGCCGCCGTGGAGCAGGTGAACGCGCTCCTCGACGGCGTGGAGCGGCCGCTCGCGGTGACGAGCCGCGCGCTCCACGACATGGCCGAGGGCCGGATCCCCGAGCGGATCGGCGGCGGGTTCCAGGGCCGCTACGGCGAGATGGCGCGCGCCCTCGACGCCTGCGCCGGCGCCTTCCAGGAGATGGTCTCGGCCATGGGCGAGATGTCCCGCGAGCAGCTCTCGGGCAACATCGAGGCCTACGTGGCCGCGGAGCGGTTCCACGGCGTCTACGGCGAGATGATGAAGGGGGTGAACGCCGGCGTCCGCATGCACGTGGACGCGGTCCTCGAGATCCTCGGCGTGCTGGCCTCGTACGCCGAGGGCGACTTCGCGCCGGTGCTGCGCCGGATGCCCGGGAAGCAGGCGGTCGCGAACGAGCGGCTCGACCTGCTCCGGGACAACCTCACCCGCTTCAGCGCCGAGGTGCGGGCGCTCTCGGCCGCCGCCGTGGCGGGGAAGCTCTCCGTCCGCGCCGACGCCGCCGCCTACCGCGGCGACTGGCGGGCGCTGGTGGAGGGGGTGAACGCCACCCTCGACGCGGTGGTCGGCCCGCTCCACGCGGCCGCCGGGCTGGTGGAGCGGATCTCGCGCGGCGACGTCCCCGCGCCGGTCGCCGAGCCCTGGCCGGGCGAGCTCGAGGCGCTGAAGCAGAACCTCAACCGCTGCATCGCGGCGGTGAACGCGCTCGTGGCCGACGCCCGCCTGCTCGCCGACGACGCCGTCGCCGGCAAGCTCTCCGACCGGGCCGACGCGAGCCGCCACCAGGGCGACTTCCGCAAGGTGATGGAGGGCGTGAACGCCACCCTCGACGCGCTCGGCGCGCCGGTGGCCGAGGCCACCCAGGTGCTCGAGCGGCTCGCCCGGCGCGACCTCACCGCGCGGGTGGAGGGCAGCTACCTCGGCGATCACGGCCGGCTCCGCGACGCCCTCAACCAGACCGCGAGCGCGCTCGACGCCGCCCTCTCCCAGGTGAGCAAGGCCGTGGCGCAGGTCTCCTCGGCCTCCACCCAGATCGCCTCGTCGAGCCAGGCCGTCGCGAGCGGCGCCTCCGAGCAGGCCGCCGCGCTCGAGGAGACCTCCGCCTCCCTCGAGGCCGTCGCCGGGATGGCGAAGCAGAGCGCCGAGAGCGCCCACCAGGCGAACCTGCTCGCCGAGGGCGCCAGCGCCGCCGCGGGCCAGGGCGCCGCCGCCGTCGAGCAGATGACCGGGGCGATGCGGAAGATCAGGTCCGCCGCCGAGGGCACCTCCGAGATCATCCGCGACATCAACGAGATCGCCTTCCAGACCAACCTGCTCGCCCTCAACGCCGCCGTCGAGGCGGCGCGCGCCGGCGAGGCGGGGCGCGGCTTCGCCGTGGTCGCCGAGGAGGTGCGCTCGCTCGCGCTGCGCAGCAAGGAGGCGGCCCAGAAGACCGAGGTCCTCATCCGCGACTCGGTGAAGCAGGCCGGCGAGGGCGAGGCCACCGCGGCGCAGATGACCGCCACCCTCTCCGAGATCGTGGGCGCGGTCGGCAAGGTGAGCGGCATCGTCGGCGAGATCACCGCCGCGGCCCGCGAGCAGGCGGCCGGCCTGCAGCAGGTGAACCGGGCCATCGGCGAGATGGACAAGGTGACGCAGCAGAA
- a CDS encoding c-type cytochrome — protein MPIPSLHRVNLRRALAALAAVLVTGCERDLPRRFSAPVTLGGVNVPPGRLEAGERAYLRYCRNCHGLEGDGRGPMGVHLSPPPRDLRLGIVKFASVPAGALPTDQDLARIVRSGLRGTAMLAWYGVSDRELADLVQYVKTYAPRWREEEPGEPVAPSPDPWSGREAEARERGRKVYHGLARCAACHPAYESREELVRDAAELGAAPSDLRPDLSTGLVQRSVDFGLDLRAPDLRRDELRSIRRGSRREDLYRVIAAGVGGTSMPSWKGALPEEDLWALVHYVDGLARP, from the coding sequence GTGCCGATCCCCTCCCTCCACCGAGTGAACCTCCGCCGCGCGCTCGCCGCCCTCGCTGCCGTCCTCGTGACCGGCTGTGAACGGGACCTGCCGCGCCGCTTCAGCGCGCCCGTGACGCTCGGCGGGGTGAACGTCCCGCCCGGCCGGCTCGAGGCCGGCGAGCGCGCCTACCTGCGCTACTGCCGGAACTGCCACGGGCTCGAGGGCGACGGCCGCGGCCCCATGGGCGTGCACCTCTCCCCGCCCCCGCGCGACCTGCGGCTCGGGATCGTGAAGTTCGCCTCGGTGCCGGCGGGCGCGCTCCCGACCGACCAGGACCTGGCGCGCATCGTCCGCTCCGGCCTGCGCGGCACCGCCATGCTGGCGTGGTACGGCGTCTCCGACCGGGAGCTCGCCGACCTCGTGCAGTACGTGAAGACCTACGCGCCGCGCTGGCGGGAGGAGGAGCCCGGCGAGCCGGTGGCCCCCTCGCCCGATCCCTGGTCCGGGCGCGAGGCGGAGGCCCGGGAGCGCGGCCGCAAGGTCTACCACGGCCTCGCCCGCTGCGCGGCCTGCCACCCGGCCTACGAGAGCCGGGAGGAGCTGGTGCGCGACGCCGCCGAGCTGGGCGCCGCCCCCTCCGACCTCCGCCCGGACCTCTCCACGGGGCTGGTGCAGCGGTCGGTGGACTTCGGCCTCGACCTGCGCGCCCCGGATCTGAGGCGGGACGAGCTGCGCTCGATCCGCCGGGGGAGCCGGCGGGAGGACCTCTACCGGGTGATCGCCGCCGGCGTGGGGGGCACCAGCATGCCGAGCTGGAAGGGCGCGCTGCCGGAGGAGGACCTCTGGGCGCTGGTCCACTACGTGGACGGGCTGGCGCGACCGTGA
- a CDS encoding SCO family protein: protein MTTAAAPAPPSSWEGRRAVKLTFAAVWLGVIGAALAPFAWNLRHEPPPRELPVLAQLPAFQLLDQDGKPFGTRELDGKVWLASFLYTRCETICPAITAKMRRVQDEIEPLGPRMRLVSISVDPDYDTPARLAVYAKEHGAAPGRWSFLTGPEQTVKDTVVNGLKVMMEKQQKEDGRLEGIFHGSHLVLVDGQGRIRGYYDTDDEFVVEHAVRDARLLVNRG, encoded by the coding sequence ATGACCACCGCCGCCGCCCCGGCGCCTCCGTCCTCCTGGGAAGGGCGACGCGCCGTGAAGCTCACCTTCGCCGCCGTCTGGCTGGGCGTGATCGGGGCCGCGCTGGCCCCGTTCGCCTGGAACCTGCGCCACGAGCCGCCGCCGCGCGAGCTGCCGGTGCTGGCCCAGCTCCCGGCCTTCCAGCTCCTCGACCAGGACGGGAAGCCGTTCGGCACGCGCGAGCTCGACGGGAAGGTCTGGCTCGCGAGCTTCCTCTACACGCGCTGCGAGACCATCTGCCCGGCCATCACCGCCAAGATGCGGCGGGTGCAGGACGAGATCGAGCCGCTCGGCCCGCGGATGCGCCTCGTCTCCATCAGCGTGGATCCGGACTACGACACCCCCGCGCGGCTCGCCGTCTACGCGAAGGAGCACGGCGCCGCGCCCGGCCGGTGGAGCTTCCTCACCGGCCCCGAGCAGACGGTGAAGGACACCGTGGTGAACGGGCTCAAGGTGATGATGGAGAAGCAGCAGAAGGAGGACGGCCGCCTCGAAGGCATCTTCCACGGCAGCCACCTCGTCCTCGTGGACGGGCAGGGCCGGATCCGCGGCTACTACGACACCGACGACGAGTTCGTGGTCGAGCACGCCGTGCGCGACGCGCGGCTGCTGGTGAACCGGGGCTGA